Proteins encoded together in one Mycobacterium noviomagense window:
- a CDS encoding LppP/LprE family lipoprotein — protein MRVVWWLPCRARTLMPLAAGTVAAVVVAGCGSGDSTVAKTPQPTTRPATTSKPPAPPATSPTPTSAGAAPADPCAVNLGSPAIARAVSELPRDPRSRQPWNPEPLAGNYNECAQLSAVIVKANTNATNADTRAVMFHLGKYIPQGLPDTFGFNGIDTSQCTGDTVALTFSSGIQGLVSVVKFRWNGNGVELIGNTRG, from the coding sequence GTGCGCGTTGTGTGGTGGCTACCTTGCCGTGCGCGGACACTGATGCCCCTGGCCGCCGGCACAGTGGCGGCCGTGGTGGTGGCCGGCTGCGGGTCGGGCGACTCCACTGTCGCCAAGACACCGCAACCAACCACCCGCCCGGCCACGACGTCCAAACCGCCGGCCCCGCCTGCTACCTCCCCGACGCCGACGAGCGCCGGTGCGGCACCGGCCGACCCGTGCGCAGTCAATCTCGGCTCGCCTGCGATCGCCCGGGCGGTCTCCGAGTTGCCTCGTGACCCGCGGAGCCGGCAGCCCTGGAATCCCGAACCGCTGGCCGGCAACTACAACGAGTGCGCGCAGCTGTCGGCAGTCATCGTCAAGGCGAACACGAACGCGACGAATGCCGATACCCGTGCGGTGATGTTCCATCTCGGCAAGTACATACCGCAGGGACTGCCGGACACGTTCGGCTTCAACGGGATCGACACCTCGCAATGCACCGGTGACACGGTGGCGCTCACATTTTCCAGCGGCATCCAGGGCTTGGTCAGCGTGGTGAAGTTCCGATGGAACGGCAACGGGGTAGAGCTAATCGGTAACACCCGCGGCTGA
- a CDS encoding DEAD/DEAH box helicase, which yields MTSPDTAAETSPATFDDLQIHPSVLRAIVDVGYETPSAIQAATIPALMAGSDVVGLAQTGTGKTAAFALPILSKIDTTSNATQALVLAPTRELALQVSEAFSRYAAHLPRLTVLPIYGGASYGVQLAGLKRGAHVVVGTPGRVIDHLDRGTLDLSRVDYLVLDEADEMLAMGFADDVERILSDTPEYKQVALFSATMPPAIRKLTTKYLHDPLEVTVEAKTTTAENISQRYIQVAGPRKMDALTRILEVEPFDAMIVFVRTKQATEEVAERLRARGFSAAAINGDIPQAHRERTIAALREGGAGGIDILVATDVAARGLDVDRISHVLNYDIPHDTESYVHRIGRTGRAGRSGTALLFVAPRERHLLKAIEKATRQKLVEAELPTVEDVNAQRVAKFADSITDALSSPGIELFRSLVEDYEREHDVPMADIAAALALQSRDGEDFLMSPEPPEPRRADRRTEKPARKPRERTKDGFATYRIAVGKRHRVGPGAIVGAIANEGGLHRSDFGHITIGPDYSLVELPAQLPRATLKALERTRISGVLINLRPDRPSRDGRRRDSGKPRRKSAG from the coding sequence ATGACCTCACCAGATACCGCGGCCGAGACGTCCCCGGCCACCTTCGACGACCTGCAGATCCATCCATCGGTTCTGCGGGCAATTGTCGACGTCGGGTATGAGACACCATCGGCCATCCAGGCGGCCACGATCCCGGCGTTGATGGCCGGTTCCGACGTTGTGGGCCTGGCACAGACAGGCACCGGCAAAACGGCGGCCTTCGCTCTTCCGATCCTGTCCAAGATCGACACCACCAGCAATGCGACGCAAGCATTGGTGCTGGCGCCGACGCGCGAACTGGCTCTGCAAGTGTCGGAGGCGTTCAGCCGCTACGCCGCGCACTTGCCGCGGCTTACCGTGCTGCCGATCTATGGCGGAGCTTCTTACGGCGTGCAGTTGGCCGGACTGAAACGCGGCGCCCACGTCGTGGTCGGAACACCCGGGCGGGTCATCGATCACCTCGACCGCGGGACGCTGGATCTGTCCCGGGTGGACTATCTGGTGCTCGACGAAGCCGACGAAATGCTGGCCATGGGTTTCGCCGACGACGTCGAACGCATCCTGTCGGACACCCCGGAATACAAACAGGTCGCGTTGTTCTCGGCGACCATGCCGCCGGCGATCCGCAAGCTCACTACCAAGTACCTGCATGACCCGCTCGAAGTCACTGTCGAAGCCAAAACAACGACAGCAGAGAATATTTCGCAGCGCTACATCCAAGTAGCCGGTCCGCGAAAGATGGACGCGCTGACCCGAATACTCGAAGTTGAGCCGTTCGACGCGATGATCGTCTTCGTCCGCACCAAGCAGGCCACCGAAGAGGTCGCCGAAAGATTGCGTGCCCGAGGCTTTTCCGCAGCGGCCATCAACGGCGATATCCCACAGGCCCATCGGGAGCGCACGATAGCGGCGCTGCGGGAAGGCGGGGCAGGCGGTATCGACATCCTGGTTGCCACCGACGTCGCGGCCCGCGGTCTGGATGTGGACCGAATCTCGCATGTGCTCAACTACGACATCCCGCACGACACCGAGTCTTACGTGCACCGCATCGGACGCACCGGCCGGGCCGGACGTTCGGGAACCGCACTGCTGTTCGTCGCACCGCGTGAGCGCCACCTGCTCAAGGCGATCGAAAAGGCAACGCGCCAAAAGCTCGTCGAGGCCGAACTGCCCACCGTCGAGGACGTCAACGCGCAACGGGTAGCCAAATTCGCCGACTCCATCACCGACGCGCTCAGCTCACCGGGCATCGAGCTGTTCCGCAGCCTGGTCGAGGACTACGAACGCGAACACGACGTTCCCATGGCCGACATCGCCGCGGCTCTGGCGTTGCAGTCCCGCGACGGCGAGGACTTCTTGATGTCGCCGGAACCTCCGGAGCCACGCCGCGCCGACCGCCGGACCGAGAAGCCGGCGCGCAAGCCGCGAGAGCGCACCAAAGACGGGTTTGCCACTTACCGTATCGCCGTGGGCAAGCGGCACCGGGTCGGCCCGGGAGCGATCGTCGGCGCTATCGCGAACGAGGGCGGTTTGCACCGCAGCGATTTCGGCCACATCACGATCGGACCCGACTACTCCTTGGTGGAGCTGCCGGCCCAGTTGCCGCGCGCCACGCTGAAGGCGCTCGAACGGACCCGCATCTCCGGTGTGCTGATCAACCTGCGGCCGGACCGGCCCTCACGCGATGGCCGCCGCCGCGACAGCGGTAAGCCGCGGCGGAAATCAGCCGGATGA